The proteins below come from a single Antennarius striatus isolate MH-2024 chromosome 18, ASM4005453v1, whole genome shotgun sequence genomic window:
- the LOC137611827 gene encoding protein kinase Npk isoform X1 yields the protein MSSPGSSFVQIKHEDLLFYENCGGGSFGSVYRALWISQDKEVAVKKLLKIDKEAEILSVLSHKNIIQFYGAVLESPNYGIVTEYANGGSLYEYLSSEQSEEMDMEQIMTWAIQIAKGMHYLHAEAPVKVIHRDLKSRNVVMTAEKVLKICDFGASKFLSHTTHMTVVGTFPWMAPEVIQSLPVSETCDTYSYGVVLWEMLTREVPFKGFEGLQVAWLVVEKQERLTIPTSCPASFAELMRKCWQAEPKERPQFKQVLVTLETMANDSRLPDQCNSFLHNKDQWRCEIESTLERLRKLERELYSKEKELEERERRLRLWEERLMERSNMTPSPTSLLMERSTISPFFPSMSIGSSGSFFRSHSQDSNSAGVSSAGVSCLLRTLSNGDTERGSSTVLERGIGSLDGGRLHAVLQGLQGRFGEEDEEEEDTLEEKSWGQRERDESRNKEGGRVQVTLRSFPGGRVERKWEEGDRERGGMQRSRVTTIVRGYSGGFGEAEGDREKEGGWEIEKLGDRLEDRGMEGRIEGGRLPTMFKGLHGSFGDILSLDMNEMGEMERLGDMEMDMGDLGVMKVIGHGVRSGVGVSGRRSDVGVVVQGVRGDLGEAIGQKIRGEVGVIGHSGVQVSMRSSSNQNSVKSCSVRHGTKINMATAAMDMMELDWSDSD from the exons ATGTCGTCCCCCGGCTCGTCGTTTGTGCAGATAAAGCATGAGGACCTGCTTTTCTATGAGAACTGTGGTGGAGGAAGCTTCGGGAGCGTCTACAGAGCCCTCTGGATTTCCCAGGACAAGGAGGTGGCTGTGAAAAAGCTTCTGAAGATCGACAAAGAG GCTGAGATTCTCAGCGTCCTGAGTCATAAGAACATCATTCAGTTTTATGGAGCCGTGCTGGAATCTCCCAACTATGGCATTGTCACAG AGTATGCTAATGGGGGGTCTCTGTACGAGTACCTCTCCAGTGAGCAGAGTGAAGAGATGGACATGGAGCAGATCATGACATGGGCCATCCAGATAGCCAAAG GAATGCATTACCTCCATGCAGAAGCTCCAGTCAAAGTCATCCACAGAGACCTCAAGTCACGGAACG TGGTGATGACTGCAGAAAAAGTGCTGAAG ATTTGTGACTTTGGAGCGTCTAAGTTCCTCTCTCATACCACCCACATGACGGTGGTGGGCACGTTCCCCTGGATGGCTCCGGAGGTCATTCAGAGCCTGCCTGTCTCTGAGACCTGTGATACCTACTCCTATGGCGTG GTGCTATGGGAGATGCTGACTCGGGAGGTTCCTTTCAAAGGATTCGAAGGGCTGCAGGTCGCCTGGCTGGTGGTGGAAAAACAAGAG AGGCTGACCATCCCCACCAGCTGTCCAGCAAGTTTTGCAGAGCTCATGAGGAAATGTTGGCAAGCAGAACCAAAG GAGCGTCCACAGTTCAAACAAGTGCTCGTTACCCTAGAAACCATGGCCAATGACAGCAGACTACCGGACCAGTGCAACTCCTTCCTGCACAACAAGGACCAGTGGAG GTGTGAAATTGAGTCGACTCTGGAGCGCCTCCGCAAGCTGGAGAGGGAGCTTTACTCCAAagagaaggagctggaggagcggGAGAGGAGGCTCAGGCTGTGGGAAGAGAGACTGATGGAGAGGTCCAACATGACTCCCAGCCCCACCTCTCTACTCATGGAGCGCTCCACTATCTCACCT TTCTTCCCCTCGATGTCCATCGGTTCCAGCGGTTCCTTCTTTCGGTCGCACTCTCAGGACTCCAACAGCGCCGGCGTCAGCAGCGCTGGCGTCAGCTGCCTCCTGCGCACCCTCAGCAATGGCGACACGGAGAGGGGGAGCAGCACAGTGCTGGAGAGGGGGATCGGGTCGCTCGACGGCGGGAGGCTACACGCCGTGCTCCAGGGGTTACAGGGCAGGTtcggagaggaggatgaggaagaggaagacaccTTGGAGGAGAAAAGCTGGggtcagagggagagagatgagAGTAGGAacaaggagggaggaagggtgCAGGTGACGCTCAGAAGCTTCCCGGGCGGGAGGGTGGAGAGGAAGTGGGAGGAGGGGgacagggagagaggggggatgCAGCGGAGCAGGGTCACAACCATCGTCCGAGGATACTCCGGAGGGTTTGGAGAGGCGGAAGGAGAcagggagaaggagggagggtggGAGATAGAAAAGCTGGGAGACAGGCTGGAGGATAgagggatggaaggaaggaTAGAAGGGGGAAGGCTCCCGACTATGTTCAAGGGTCTCCACGGGAGTTTTGGGGACATCCTGTCCTTAGATATGAACGAGATGGGGGAGATGGAGAGACTGGGCGACATGGAAATGGACATGGGTGACCTAGGGGTGATGAAGGTCATAGGTCACGGCGTGAGGAGTGGGGTTGGAGTCAGTGGCCGTCGGAGTGACGTGGGAGTCGTGGTCCAGGGAGTCAGGGGCGACCTCGGAGAGGCCATCGGCCAAAAGATTAGAGGTGAGGTTGGGGTCATAGGTCACTCAGGGGTGCAGGTGAGCATGAGGTCGTCGTCCAATCAGAACTCTGTGAAGAGCTGCAGCGTGCGACACGGAACCAAGATCAACATGGCTACTGCAGCCATGGACATGATGGAGCTCGATTGGTCTGACAGCGACtag
- the LOC137611827 gene encoding protein kinase Npk isoform X2 translates to MDMEQIMTWAIQIAKGMHYLHAEAPVKVIHRDLKSRNVVMTAEKVLKICDFGASKFLSHTTHMTVVGTFPWMAPEVIQSLPVSETCDTYSYGVVLWEMLTREVPFKGFEGLQVAWLVVEKQERLTIPTSCPASFAELMRKCWQAEPKERPQFKQVLVTLETMANDSRLPDQCNSFLHNKDQWRCEIESTLERLRKLERELYSKEKELEERERRLRLWEERLMERSNMTPSPTSLLMERSTISPFFPSMSIGSSGSFFRSHSQDSNSAGVSSAGVSCLLRTLSNGDTERGSSTVLERGIGSLDGGRLHAVLQGLQGRFGEEDEEEEDTLEEKSWGQRERDESRNKEGGRVQVTLRSFPGGRVERKWEEGDRERGGMQRSRVTTIVRGYSGGFGEAEGDREKEGGWEIEKLGDRLEDRGMEGRIEGGRLPTMFKGLHGSFGDILSLDMNEMGEMERLGDMEMDMGDLGVMKVIGHGVRSGVGVSGRRSDVGVVVQGVRGDLGEAIGQKIRGEVGVIGHSGVQVSMRSSSNQNSVKSCSVRHGTKINMATAAMDMMELDWSDSD, encoded by the exons ATGGACATGGAGCAGATCATGACATGGGCCATCCAGATAGCCAAAG GAATGCATTACCTCCATGCAGAAGCTCCAGTCAAAGTCATCCACAGAGACCTCAAGTCACGGAACG TGGTGATGACTGCAGAAAAAGTGCTGAAG ATTTGTGACTTTGGAGCGTCTAAGTTCCTCTCTCATACCACCCACATGACGGTGGTGGGCACGTTCCCCTGGATGGCTCCGGAGGTCATTCAGAGCCTGCCTGTCTCTGAGACCTGTGATACCTACTCCTATGGCGTG GTGCTATGGGAGATGCTGACTCGGGAGGTTCCTTTCAAAGGATTCGAAGGGCTGCAGGTCGCCTGGCTGGTGGTGGAAAAACAAGAG AGGCTGACCATCCCCACCAGCTGTCCAGCAAGTTTTGCAGAGCTCATGAGGAAATGTTGGCAAGCAGAACCAAAG GAGCGTCCACAGTTCAAACAAGTGCTCGTTACCCTAGAAACCATGGCCAATGACAGCAGACTACCGGACCAGTGCAACTCCTTCCTGCACAACAAGGACCAGTGGAG GTGTGAAATTGAGTCGACTCTGGAGCGCCTCCGCAAGCTGGAGAGGGAGCTTTACTCCAAagagaaggagctggaggagcggGAGAGGAGGCTCAGGCTGTGGGAAGAGAGACTGATGGAGAGGTCCAACATGACTCCCAGCCCCACCTCTCTACTCATGGAGCGCTCCACTATCTCACCT TTCTTCCCCTCGATGTCCATCGGTTCCAGCGGTTCCTTCTTTCGGTCGCACTCTCAGGACTCCAACAGCGCCGGCGTCAGCAGCGCTGGCGTCAGCTGCCTCCTGCGCACCCTCAGCAATGGCGACACGGAGAGGGGGAGCAGCACAGTGCTGGAGAGGGGGATCGGGTCGCTCGACGGCGGGAGGCTACACGCCGTGCTCCAGGGGTTACAGGGCAGGTtcggagaggaggatgaggaagaggaagacaccTTGGAGGAGAAAAGCTGGggtcagagggagagagatgagAGTAGGAacaaggagggaggaagggtgCAGGTGACGCTCAGAAGCTTCCCGGGCGGGAGGGTGGAGAGGAAGTGGGAGGAGGGGgacagggagagaggggggatgCAGCGGAGCAGGGTCACAACCATCGTCCGAGGATACTCCGGAGGGTTTGGAGAGGCGGAAGGAGAcagggagaaggagggagggtggGAGATAGAAAAGCTGGGAGACAGGCTGGAGGATAgagggatggaaggaaggaTAGAAGGGGGAAGGCTCCCGACTATGTTCAAGGGTCTCCACGGGAGTTTTGGGGACATCCTGTCCTTAGATATGAACGAGATGGGGGAGATGGAGAGACTGGGCGACATGGAAATGGACATGGGTGACCTAGGGGTGATGAAGGTCATAGGTCACGGCGTGAGGAGTGGGGTTGGAGTCAGTGGCCGTCGGAGTGACGTGGGAGTCGTGGTCCAGGGAGTCAGGGGCGACCTCGGAGAGGCCATCGGCCAAAAGATTAGAGGTGAGGTTGGGGTCATAGGTCACTCAGGGGTGCAGGTGAGCATGAGGTCGTCGTCCAATCAGAACTCTGTGAAGAGCTGCAGCGTGCGACACGGAACCAAGATCAACATGGCTACTGCAGCCATGGACATGATGGAGCTCGATTGGTCTGACAGCGACtag